In Leishmania donovani BPK282A1 complete genome, chromosome 28, one DNA window encodes the following:
- a CDS encoding heat-shock protein hsp70, putative encodes MSGMSGGAGPAGGASSGPKVEEVD; translated from the coding sequence ATGAGCGGCATGAGCGGTGGTGCGGGCCCGGCCGGTGGTGCGTCCTCTGGCCCCAAGGTCGAGGAGGTCGACTAA